The following is a genomic window from Devosia neptuniae.
CGATATTTTCGACCGGCAGATAGAGCTTGGTATCGCCAGCATATTGCAGCTCGACGCATTCATGCGGCGCGCCGCCTGCCTCGATGACCTTGAGGCCGAGGAAGCGGCCGATACCGTGATCGACGTGCACCACCAGATCGCCGGCATTGAGGCTTGCTGCCTCGGTCAGTGCATCGCTGGCTTTCTTCTTGCGCTGCGGGCGCAGAATGCGTTCGCCAAGAATGTCCTGCTCGGAGAGCAGCAGCATGTCCTTGGTTTCAAAACCGGTTTCGAGCGGCAGCACGACCAGCGACGTCGTGGCGGCGCTGGTGGTCTCGGCATCGCGCCAGTTTTCCGCCAGCCGCGGATTGGTCAGGCCATGGTCCTTGAGCACCTGCACCATGCGGTCGCGGGTGCCCGTGCTCCAGCAGGCGACGACGGCGCGGCGGCCGCTGCGGCGCTCGGCCAGCAGGCGGTCAACAACGGACTGGAACAGATTGGTGTCGGTCGCCTGTCGCTCGGCGGCGAAGCTTGGAGCGATGTGGCCGCCAGCATCGTCCGATGCCTTGGTGCCGGGCGCTAGGAACTGACTGAGCTGGATGACCGAGGCGCCGGCCAGTGCATAGGGATGCTGATCGACAGCATACAGCAGTTCGGGCTTGACCGGCTTATAGGGCGCCCCTGCCCCGGCAACCACGGGCAGGAGCCGCGCCGCCTCGCGGGCTTCGTAATAGTCGCGCACCTGCGTCACGCGATCGGCATAGGCCTCGGCCGCCTGTTCATCGAACACGAAGGGCGCGTCGCCGACATAGTCGGCCAGTGTATCGAGATGTTCGTAGAAGAAGGGCAGCCAATGCTCGGTGCCCGAATAACGCGAACCGCCGCTGACCGAGGCATAGAGCGTGTCATCGACCGTGTTGCCGCCAAAGGTCGCCGTATAATTCTGGCGGAAGCGGCGGATGGTTTCCTCATTGAGCACGACTTCGCTCATCGGGGTGAGATCGACGCGCTTCAGCGTGCCCGTCGTGCGTTGGCTATCCGGATCGAAACTGCGGATCGATTCGAGTTGGCTGCCGAAAAAGTCAAAGCGCAGCGGCGCTTCGGCACTGGCCGGGAACAGATCGACCAACCCGCCGCGCACGGCATATTCGCCCGATTCCCGCACGGTCGGCACGCGCAGATAGCCATTCTTGGCCGCCCAGCCGATCAGCTTCTCGCTCTCGACGATGCGGCCGGAAACGGCCGAAAACGACATGGTCTCCACCACGTCGCGTGGCGGCACTTTCTGGATCAGCGCGTTGACCGCGGTCAGCACGATGGCGCCCTTGGCCGCGCCCGAAGTCAGCGCCGCCAGCGTGTTCATCCGCGCGGCAATAGTGACATTGTTGGGCGACACCCGATCATAGGGCAGACAGTCCCAGGCCGGCAGCGTCAGGATGGTGTGGCCGGGCAGCATGGCGGTGATGATATCGGCCATGCGCTGCAACCGCCGCCCGTCGCGCGCGACGAAGACAATGCTTGCTGCATCGTCCGGCGCGGCGCTCAGCCGCTGTTCCACCAGGCGCAACAGCACCATGGGCTGCATGCCATCGGGCACATTGGAGATGGTACGCGTAGGCCGCAGCGGCACGACTTCATTCATTTGGACACGCGCGCCTTGTGCTCCGCAATCACCCGGTCGAGCAGCGCGATATCAACATTGTCCGGCGGGACTTCCTGGCCCATGACCCATTTGAGCAGATGGGGATCCTCTTCCGCCATCAGCGTCTCAAGCCGATCCAGCTCGGCCTCATCCATGCCCTCGGTATGCTCATCGGCAAATGGCCCCAATACGAGGTCCATTTCCCGCGTGCCGCGATGCCATGCCCGATAGCGGATTTTCTTGCGGCGCATAGCAATGTCTTCACCGGCTGCCATTTGATGCGCCATGATTCCAAACTTCCCGATTTGTTCCCCTCTGTTTACGCGGAATGAGCCGGCTTGTCAGCCATCAATGCCGGTGGGGTGACGGGCTTGCCGTCGAACGCTAGTTTCGGTCGGGAAAGAGGCAAATCGAATCGTGTCACGCCCCGAAAGCCTATCGCCGCTGTTCCGCTCGCTGCACTCCATCAAGGGCGTCGGCGACAAGCTGGCTGCGCTGTTGACGCGGTTTTTCGGCGCGCCCGAGGGCCAGGAGGCCATTGCGCTCGACATATTGATGCACATGCCCAGTGGCGTGGTAGATCGGCGTCGGCAGGTCGGCATTGCCGAGGCCTATCTCAACCAGATCGTGACGCTGCGCCTGCATGTCGATCGCCACCAGCCCCCGCCGCGGGGCAAGCTGCATGTGCCGCATCGCGTGTTTGCGCATGACGATACCGGCGATATCCAGCTGGTGTTTTTTCGCGCCCAGGGCGGCTGGGTGGAAAAGGCACTGCCCATTGGCGAAGAGCGGTTCGTCTCGGGGCAGATCGGCTTTTTCAACGGCGAAAAGCAGATCACCCACCCCGACTATGTGGTGGAACCGGCCCAGTTCGCGACCTTACCGCTGGTCGAGCCGGTCTATCCGCTGACCCAGGGGCTGAGTTCCAAGGCGCTGGGCAAGCTGGTGCGGCAGGTCGTGGACAGCGTGCCGGAACTGCCCGAGTGGATCGACGCGGAAACGCTAGCGAAGAACAAGTGGCCCAGTTTTGTCGAGGCTATGCGCTCGGTACATCTGCCCGAGCAGCCTGCCGAGGCCGAGCTATGGGGGCCGGCCCGCATGCGGCTGGCCTATGACGAATATTTTGCGGGCCAGCTCACCCTGCAATTGGTGCGCTCAACCATGACTGCCGCGCGCGGCATTGCCCGGGTGTTTACCGGCGAGATCACCGAGCGGGTGACTCATGCCCTGCCCTTCTCGCTGACCGAGGGGCAGCAGCAGGCGGTGAGCGAAATCCGCGCCGACCTCGCCTCGCCCGATCGCATGTCGCGGCTGCTGCAGGGCGATGTCGGCTCGGGCAAAACGGTTGTCGCGCTCATGGCCATGGCGGCCGTGGCCGAGGGCGGCGCGCAATCGACGCTGATGGCGCCCACCGAAATTCTCGCCACCCAGCATTTCAAGACCCTCAAGCCGCTCTGCGACATGGCGGGGCTTGGCTGCGAATTGCTCACCGGCAAGATGCCGGCCGCCGAGCGCCGCGCCATTCTCGGGCGCATCGCCAACGGCGAAACCACCATTGTAGTGGGCACGCACGCCCTGTTCCAGAGCGGCGTCGAGTTTCACAATCTGGGGCTGACTGTCGTGGACGAACAGCATCGTTTCGGCGTGCATCAGCGCCTGGCGCT
Proteins encoded in this region:
- a CDS encoding FAD assembly factor SdhE translates to MAAGEDIAMRRKKIRYRAWHRGTREMDLVLGPFADEHTEGMDEAELDRLETLMAEEDPHLLKWVMGQEVPPDNVDIALLDRVIAEHKARVSK
- the recG gene encoding ATP-dependent DNA helicase RecG; this encodes MSRPESLSPLFRSLHSIKGVGDKLAALLTRFFGAPEGQEAIALDILMHMPSGVVDRRRQVGIAEAYLNQIVTLRLHVDRHQPPPRGKLHVPHRVFAHDDTGDIQLVFFRAQGGWVEKALPIGEERFVSGQIGFFNGEKQITHPDYVVEPAQFATLPLVEPVYPLTQGLSSKALGKLVRQVVDSVPELPEWIDAETLAKNKWPSFVEAMRSVHLPEQPAEAELWGPARMRLAYDEYFAGQLTLQLVRSTMTAARGIARVFTGEITERVTHALPFSLTEGQQQAVSEIRADLASPDRMSRLLQGDVGSGKTVVALMAMAAVAEGGAQSTLMAPTEILATQHFKTLKPLCDMAGLGCELLTGKMPAAERRAILGRIANGETTIVVGTHALFQSGVEFHNLGLTVVDEQHRFGVHQRLALSDKGRHTDLLVMTATPIPRTLVLTHFGDMAVSVLREKPRGRQPIDTAVLSIGDYGRVIARLQARLAEGAQAFWVCPLVEESEHLDVVSAEDRFAELQKVFGDQVALVHGRMSASAKQEVMQRFSANELKLLVATTVIEVGVDVPNASIMIIEHAERFGLAQLHQLRGRVGRGSVRSACLLLYKEPLSETAKARLDTIKSTEDGFEIAERDLELRGQGDVLGTRQSGMPGYRLAVADVHRHLIDYAHDDAKALLARNPGLTGAEGDAARTALYLFRRDLAIPLIRAG